A genomic segment from Nitratiruptor sp. YY08-10 encodes:
- a CDS encoding phosphoribosyltransferase, which translates to MRYYSCDELIKDAKMLCQMIDEPFDAILAVARGGLTLAHLLAECLEIRDVFTVTSQGYEGYKKLSCIQLGTLPDLGKRKNILIVDDIIDSGDTIAHLLKTIKECYPKKNFKVASLFFKKDASVQPDFSIHEAKEWIDFFWTRDMHDFNDR; encoded by the coding sequence ATGCGATACTACTCGTGTGATGAATTGATCAAAGATGCAAAGATGCTTTGTCAAATGATTGATGAACCCTTTGATGCGATTTTGGCAGTTGCAAGAGGCGGACTCACCCTAGCTCATCTTTTGGCGGAGTGTTTGGAAATACGAGATGTTTTTACAGTGACCTCTCAAGGGTATGAAGGCTATAAGAAACTCTCTTGCATTCAACTTGGAACTTTGCCGGATTTAGGGAAAAGAAAAAATATTTTGATAGTAGATGATATAATTGATTCAGGAGATACGATAGCACATCTTTTAAAAACGATAAAAGAGTGCTATCCAAAGAAAAATTTCAAAGTTGCATCGCTTTTTTTTAAAAAAGATGCATCTGTGCAGCCAGACTTTTCAATACATGAAGCAAAAGAGTGGATAGACTTTTTTTGGACGAGGGATATGCATGATTTTAATGATAGATAA
- a CDS encoding aminodeoxychorismate/anthranilate synthase component II yields MILMIDNYDSFTYNVVQYCLELGANLKVIRNDELTIEEIEKLNPEKIIISPGPATPNEAGVSLEVVKRFQDRKPIFGICLGHQTIAQAFGGEIVQAKNMMHGKTSQIDVTNPTPIFKNLPEKFRATRYHSLVVNQKSLPKIIKPTAYSDDDKEIMALEVEGKPIYGVQFHPESIMSEHGYEILDNFLKL; encoded by the coding sequence ATGATTTTAATGATAGATAACTATGACAGCTTTACCTACAATGTTGTGCAATACTGCTTGGAACTTGGGGCCAATCTCAAGGTTATTCGTAATGATGAATTAACTATTGAAGAGATAGAAAAACTCAATCCTGAAAAGATTATCATTTCACCAGGTCCTGCTACACCCAATGAAGCGGGTGTAAGTTTGGAAGTGGTTAAACGGTTTCAAGACAGAAAACCGATTTTTGGCATTTGTCTTGGACACCAAACGATTGCTCAAGCGTTTGGAGGCGAGATTGTCCAAGCAAAAAATATGATGCACGGGAAAACTTCTCAAATCGATGTGACAAACCCAACACCAATTTTTAAAAATCTTCCCGAAAAGTTTCGAGCAACACGGTACCATTCTCTTGTTGTGAACCAAAAAAGTCTTCCTAAAATTATTAAACCTACTGCATACAGTGACGATGATAAAGAGATAATGGCACTGGAAGTGGAAGGTAAACCGATTTATGGTGTTCAGTTTCACCCAGAATCAATTATGAGCGAACATGGATATGAAATACTGGATAATTTTTTGAAACTTTAG
- the mqnE gene encoding aminofutalosine synthase MqnE: MELIEKLETGARLGFEDGVKLYDLDLFTLAKYADRKRKSLYGKKSFFNINRHINPTNICKDICKFCAFSANRKNPNPYTLSHDEILAIVEEATQRGIKEVHIVSAHNDQVGLDWYLGIFKKIKEQFPQIHIKALTAAEVNFLAKEHGMSYDEMIELMIENGVDSMPGGGAEIFDEEVRDYICKGKVSSDEWLQIHKLWHQKGRKSNATMLFGHIENRAHRIDHMLRLRNLQDETGGFNCFIPLVYQKENNYLKVENFVTGQEYLKTIAIARLILDNIPHIKAYWATSTLNLALVAQEFGADDLDGTIEKEAIQSAAGAPSKNGIPLEEFVHLIKDSGFIPVERDSLYNELKVW, from the coding sequence ATGGAGTTGATCGAAAAACTTGAAACCGGTGCGAGATTGGGTTTTGAAGATGGCGTAAAATTATACGATCTGGATCTTTTTACATTGGCAAAATATGCTGATCGAAAGAGAAAAAGTTTATATGGGAAAAAGAGTTTTTTTAATATCAATCGCCACATCAATCCCACAAATATCTGTAAAGATATCTGCAAATTTTGTGCATTCAGCGCAAACAGGAAAAATCCAAATCCTTATACACTGAGCCATGATGAGATACTTGCAATTGTTGAAGAGGCAACCCAACGAGGAATCAAAGAGGTCCATATCGTCTCAGCGCATAATGATCAAGTAGGATTAGATTGGTATCTTGGCATTTTTAAAAAGATAAAAGAGCAGTTTCCTCAAATTCATATCAAAGCTTTAACGGCGGCTGAGGTAAACTTTTTGGCCAAAGAGCATGGGATGAGCTATGACGAAATGATAGAGCTCATGATAGAAAATGGTGTGGATAGTATGCCAGGCGGGGGAGCCGAGATTTTTGATGAAGAGGTGCGAGATTATATTTGCAAAGGAAAAGTGAGCAGTGATGAGTGGCTGCAGATCCATAAGCTTTGGCATCAAAAAGGAAGAAAAAGTAACGCCACGATGCTTTTTGGCCATATAGAAAACAGAGCCCATAGAATAGATCATATGCTCAGGCTGCGAAATCTTCAGGATGAAACAGGGGGATTTAACTGTTTTATTCCCCTTGTGTATCAAAAAGAGAACAACTACTTGAAAGTCGAAAATTTTGTAACTGGTCAGGAGTATCTCAAAACGATAGCCATTGCACGATTGATACTGGATAACATTCCCCATATCAAAGCTTATTGGGCTACATCAACACTCAATCTTGCTCTGGTTGCACAAGAATTTGGCGCAGACGATCTGGATGGAACGATTGAAAAAGAGGCGATTCAAAGTGCAGCAGGCGCACCGAGTAAAAATGGAATTCCTTTAGAAGAGTTTGTCCATCTGATTAAAGATAGTGGTTTTATTCCGGTTGAGCGAGACAGTCTCTATAACGAACTGAAAGTCTGGTAA